The Methylotenera sp. G11 genome includes a window with the following:
- a CDS encoding inorganic phosphate transporter, which yields MDHAILIMALLVIVALIFDFMNGFHDAANSIALMVSTRLLTPQAAVAWAAFFNFIAFLFFGLHVADTVGKGIIDPDIVNNAVIFGALSGAIAWNVITWWFGIPSSSSHALIGGLLGAGVAHAGTKGIIIGSKLITTGVAIVLSPLFGMLLAMILSVIVLWLFQRSSPYKTENRFNKMQFISSSLFSLGHGANDAQKTMGIITVLLFANGYLQGDFHVPFWVVISCQLAMGLGTLMGGWRIVRTMGMGITKVRPTGAFCAQTSGSIALFLATSLGIPVSTTHTITGAIVGVGVSRRASAVRWGLASRIVWAWVLTIPCAGLIAAMSYHLGRTFL from the coding sequence ATGGATCACGCTATTCTAATTATGGCGTTGCTTGTCATCGTCGCCCTCATATTCGATTTTATGAACGGCTTTCACGATGCAGCCAACTCTATTGCGCTGATGGTTTCAACGCGCCTGCTTACCCCGCAAGCCGCGGTGGCATGGGCCGCTTTTTTTAACTTCATTGCGTTTTTATTCTTTGGCCTGCATGTCGCCGACACCGTTGGCAAAGGCATTATCGACCCAGACATTGTTAACAACGCCGTGATATTCGGCGCACTCAGCGGCGCCATTGCCTGGAACGTGATCACCTGGTGGTTCGGTATTCCGTCATCCTCATCCCACGCCCTTATCGGCGGCTTGCTTGGCGCAGGTGTCGCACATGCGGGCACCAAAGGCATTATCATCGGCAGCAAACTGATCACCACCGGGGTCGCGATCGTACTCTCCCCTTTATTCGGCATGCTGCTGGCGATGATACTGTCCGTCATCGTGCTGTGGCTATTTCAAAGATCATCACCTTATAAAACCGAGAACCGGTTTAATAAAATGCAGTTTATTTCGTCCTCTCTGTTCAGCCTGGGCCATGGCGCCAACGATGCGCAGAAAACCATGGGTATCATTACCGTGCTGCTGTTTGCCAACGGCTACCTGCAAGGTGATTTCCATGTACCGTTCTGGGTTGTCATTTCATGCCAGCTGGCGATGGGCCTGGGTACGCTGATGGGTGGCTGGCGCATTGTGCGTACCATGGGCATGGGCATTACCAAAGTGCGTCCGACCGGTGCATTCTGTGCCCAGACTTCAGGTTCGATTGCGTTATTCCTGGCAACTTCGCTTGGCATCCCGGTATCAACCACGCACACGATCACTGGCGCAATTGTTGGTGTGGGCGTATCGCGCCGCGCTTCCGCAGTGCGCTGGGGCCTGGCTTCACGCATTGTATGGGCGTGGGTGCTGACGATTCCATGTGCAGGCCTGATAGCAGCGATGTCTTACCATCTGGGACGTACTTTCCTGTAA
- the arsC gene encoding arsenate reductase (glutaredoxin) (This arsenate reductase requires both glutathione and glutaredoxin to convert arsenate to arsenite, after which the efflux transporter formed by ArsA and ArsB can extrude the arsenite from the cell, providing resistance.) — MSNTVIYHNPACGTSRNTLAMIRASGIEPEVIEYLKTPPSRERLLELISMMGCTARDILREKAAPYQELGLHDLSLTENALIDAMMQHPVLINRPIVVTAKGAKLCRPSELVLTILENPDIGIFTKEDGGLVG, encoded by the coding sequence ATGAGCAATACCGTGATCTACCATAACCCTGCCTGCGGCACGTCACGCAACACGCTTGCCATGATACGTGCCAGCGGTATCGAACCGGAGGTCATTGAATACCTCAAAACCCCGCCAAGCCGTGAGCGCTTGCTGGAATTGATCTCGATGATGGGATGCACGGCGCGCGACATCCTGCGTGAAAAAGCTGCGCCTTACCAGGAACTTGGGTTGCACGATTTGAGTTTGACTGAAAACGCTTTGATCGACGCCATGATGCAGCATCCTGTGTTGATCAACCGCCCGATTGTCGTTACAGCCAAAGGCGCTAAATTATGCCGCCCGTCTGAACTGGTGCTGACAATCCTGGAGAATCCGGACATAGGCATTTTTACCAAAGAAGATGGTGGACTAGTGGGTTAG
- a CDS encoding DUF47 domain-containing protein: MANATLGRLMAMISPRNDNYFVLFNSLADCVVRGSKVLAMMSAVKDPTKFDEHFAELRKIESEADEYTREILLSLHKTFITPFDRREIRELAMALDDIIDYMEDIPQSAKIYGESAFTPEMVALSQILLRASEKVREAVSMLSDMKNSEKILRTCAEISGIEGEADHVMRAGMHRLFAEESDARTLIRSKELYDIFEEAVDSCEDVADVIHGVVLERI; the protein is encoded by the coding sequence ATGGCGAATGCAACACTGGGCCGATTAATGGCAATGATTTCACCGCGCAATGACAATTACTTTGTGCTATTCAACAGTCTGGCAGACTGTGTCGTAAGAGGCTCAAAAGTATTAGCCATGATGTCAGCCGTAAAAGATCCTACAAAGTTCGATGAGCATTTTGCCGAACTCCGCAAGATCGAATCGGAAGCCGATGAATACACACGTGAGATCCTGCTCTCCCTGCACAAAACCTTCATCACGCCGTTTGACCGCCGCGAGATCCGTGAACTGGCCATGGCGCTGGATGACATCATTGACTATATGGAAGACATTCCGCAAAGTGCGAAAATCTACGGTGAATCTGCATTTACGCCGGAAATGGTTGCGCTTAGCCAGATTCTGCTGCGCGCTTCAGAAAAAGTACGTGAAGCCGTGAGCATGCTGTCCGACATGAAAAATTCCGAAAAAATCCTGCGCACCTGTGCCGAGATCAGCGGCATCGAAGGCGAAGCCGACCACGTAATGCGCGCCGGCATGCACCGCCTGTTTGCTGAGGAATCTGACGCACGCACCTTGATCCGCTCAAAAGAGCTTTACGATATTTTCGAAGAGGCTGTCGACAGCTGTGAAGACGTTGCAGACGTCATTCACGGTGTAGTGTTAGAGCGTATTTAA
- the nifA gene encoding nif-specific transcriptional activator NifA — protein MFYPSPGFNHIALITIYEISKILSTSLALDKTLRQTLNLIAAHLNMTRGMVCLIQASGQLATVASTGLTREEMQRGEFKMGEGITGKIFQHAIPAVIPDVANEPLFLNKTGAFRQLEGKSIAFLGVPIKVGTECIGVLSFQYEKGEVCKEFQPKLQLLIMAANLIGQTVRLNQKITTERHQLMQEKYRLQKDLANKYSLDGVIGQSKRMQEVFTDVHMAAPGNNTILLRGESGTGKEVIARSIHFLSPRKNKPFIKLNCAALTESLLESELFGHEKGAFTGALHHRKGRFEQAHGGTLFLDEIGDISPAFQVKLLRVLQEREFERVGGNDAIKIDVRLICATNRDLEQAVSSGGFRSDLYFRINVISIYLPPLRERQEDIPLLVENTLARFNKENNVKIEITPQALHILMNCQWPGNVRELENCVARFCTLSHSNLIQASDIPCQANNCPSSILWKHQPYPITTAALHSTDPIQQHSITSNEVQNSLPVNERQRMINAMEKSGWVQAKAARSLNLTPRQMGYALKKYKIDIKKL, from the coding sequence ATGTTTTACCCATCGCCTGGTTTCAACCATATCGCGTTGATAACTATCTATGAAATAAGCAAGATACTGAGTACTTCACTTGCGCTGGATAAAACCTTGAGGCAAACGCTTAATCTAATCGCCGCCCATTTAAATATGACTCGCGGCATGGTGTGCCTGATTCAGGCCTCCGGGCAATTGGCTACAGTTGCCTCTACCGGTTTAACTCGCGAAGAAATGCAACGTGGTGAATTCAAGATGGGCGAAGGCATTACCGGAAAAATATTTCAGCATGCGATACCAGCAGTCATTCCCGACGTTGCTAATGAACCCTTGTTTCTGAACAAAACTGGTGCATTCAGGCAACTGGAAGGCAAATCTATCGCTTTTTTAGGCGTACCCATTAAAGTCGGCACAGAGTGCATTGGCGTACTCTCTTTTCAGTATGAAAAAGGAGAAGTTTGTAAGGAGTTTCAACCCAAACTTCAATTATTGATCATGGCTGCCAATCTAATAGGCCAGACTGTACGCCTTAATCAAAAAATCACGACCGAGCGGCATCAACTGATGCAGGAAAAATACCGCCTGCAAAAAGACCTTGCAAACAAATACAGCCTGGATGGTGTCATTGGTCAATCAAAACGCATGCAGGAAGTATTTACTGATGTACACATGGCAGCGCCCGGCAATAACACCATATTGCTGCGCGGGGAATCAGGTACCGGCAAGGAAGTAATTGCACGTTCAATTCATTTTCTATCTCCGCGTAAGAATAAGCCATTCATCAAACTAAACTGCGCGGCACTTACCGAAAGTCTGCTGGAATCAGAATTGTTTGGGCATGAGAAAGGCGCGTTTACCGGAGCGCTGCATCACAGAAAAGGACGTTTTGAACAAGCGCATGGCGGTACATTATTTCTGGATGAAATCGGTGATATATCCCCTGCTTTTCAAGTAAAACTACTGCGCGTGTTGCAGGAACGTGAATTTGAACGTGTAGGTGGCAATGATGCGATTAAGATAGATGTTCGCCTGATTTGTGCGACCAACCGCGATCTGGAGCAAGCGGTCAGTAGCGGTGGGTTTCGTTCAGACCTGTATTTTCGTATCAATGTAATTTCAATTTACCTGCCCCCACTCCGTGAGCGGCAAGAAGACATTCCGTTGCTGGTTGAAAATACACTGGCACGTTTCAATAAAGAAAATAACGTAAAAATTGAAATCACGCCTCAAGCACTACATATACTCATGAACTGTCAATGGCCTGGCAATGTACGCGAACTGGAAAACTGCGTGGCACGTTTTTGCACCTTATCCCATAGCAATCTAATTCAAGCTTCAGATATCCCATGCCAAGCCAACAATTGCCCGTCTTCAATACTTTGGAAACATCAGCCATATCCAATAACCACTGCGGCATTACATAGCACAGATCCTATACAACAGCACAGTATTACAAGCAATGAGGTACAAAACAGCCTGCCTGTAAACGAACGGCAGCGCATGATTAACGCAATGGAAAAAAGTGGCTGGGTTCAGGCAAAAGCGGCTCGCTCACTAAACCTGACACCTCGCCAAATGGGATACGCACTTAAAAAATACAAAATTGATATTAAAAAATTATAA
- the prfB gene encoding peptide chain release factor 2 (programmed frameshift), which yields MEAEQLNIIANRLSDLVERNKALRGYLDFESKSQRLEEVNGLLEDPKIWDDNAKSQKLGKEKRELESVVNTLLSVETGLNDAQELFEMAREENDDDTLLSIAADSEALEKKIAEMEFRRMFSGELDAANCFVEFQSGSGGTEAQDWANMLLRMYLRYCERKGFKVEVLEESEGDVAGIKGASIKVSGDYAYGTLRTENGVHRLVRKSPFDSNAKRHTSFASVQVFPEVDESIQIDINPADLRIDTYRASGAGGQHINKTDSAVRITHIPTGVVVQCQNDRSQHRNKDEAMSMLRGALYNLELNKRNQEKQALEDAKTDIGWGHQIRSYVLDQSRIKDLRTGVEIGNTQGVLDGDLDPFITESLKQGV from the exons ATGGAAGCGGAACAACTCAATATTATCGCCAATCGCTTAAGCGATCTGGTTGAGCGCAACAAAGCCCTACGGGGGTATCTT GACTTTGAAAGCAAAAGTCAGCGCCTGGAAGAAGTAAATGGCCTGCTCGAAGACCCGAAAATCTGGGATGACAATGCCAAAAGCCAGAAGCTGGGTAAAGAAAAGCGTGAGCTGGAATCAGTCGTCAACACCCTGTTGAGTGTTGAAACCGGCCTTAACGATGCGCAGGAGCTGTTTGAAATGGCGCGTGAGGAGAATGATGATGATACTTTATTAAGTATCGCAGCAGATTCCGAGGCGCTGGAAAAAAAGATAGCGGAAATGGAGTTCAGGCGCATGTTTTCGGGCGAGCTGGATGCCGCGAATTGCTTTGTCGAGTTCCAATCCGGCAGCGGTGGCACCGAAGCGCAGGATTGGGCCAATATGCTGCTGCGTATGTATTTGCGTTATTGTGAGCGTAAGGGCTTTAAAGTCGAAGTGCTGGAAGAGTCCGAAGGAGATGTGGCCGGTATCAAGGGCGCATCTATCAAAGTAAGCGGTGATTATGCCTATGGCACCTTGAGAACCGAGAACGGTGTGCATCGGCTGGTGCGCAAATCACCGTTCGATTCCAATGCCAAACGCCATACCAGTTTCGCCAGCGTGCAGGTTTTCCCGGAAGTGGATGAATCGATTCAGATTGACATCAACCCTGCCGACCTGCGTATCGACACTTATCGTGCCAGCGGTGCGGGCGGGCAGCATATTAACAAGACCGACTCCGCCGTGCGTATTACGCATATTCCTACCGGTGTTGTCGTGCAGTGCCAGAACGACCGTTCGCAGCATCGAAATAAGGATGAGGCGATGAGCATGCTGCGAGGCGCGCTCTATAACCTGGAACTGAACAAGCGTAATCAGGAAAAACAGGCGTTGGAAGATGCCAAAACCGATATCGGCTGGGGGCATCAGATTCGATCTTATGTGCTTGACCAGTCAAGGATCAAGGACTTGCGGACCGGTG